The proteins below come from a single Miscanthus floridulus cultivar M001 chromosome 1, ASM1932011v1, whole genome shotgun sequence genomic window:
- the LOC136551229 gene encoding ATPase 10, plasma membrane-type-like isoform X1 has product MMAVVHELGNPLLGFEKFSSNEVDLESLPLEEVFEQLNTSRGGLSSSNAAERLQLFGANRLQEKRENKVLKFLSFTWNPLSWVMEAAAVMALVLANGGSQGPDWEDFLGIVCLLIINSIISFIEENNAGNAAAALMSRLALKTKVFRDGQWQELDASILVPGDIVSIRLGDIIPADARLLEGDSVKVDQSALTGESLPVTKRTGDQVFTGSICKHGEIEAVVIATGIHSFFGKAAHLVDSTDVVGHFHKVLTCIGNFCICSIVVGVILEVIIMFPVQNRSYRNGINNVLVLLIGGIPIAMPTVLSVTLAIGSHHLSQQGAITKRMTAIEEMAGMDVLCCDKTGTLTLNHLTVDKNLIEVFSREMEKDMVILLAARASRVENQDAIDMAIINMLADPKEARANITEVHFFPFNPVDKRTAITYLDSNGNWFRVSKGAPDQILNLCYNKDDIAEKVQIVVDRFAERGLRSLAVAYQEIPERSRHSPGGPWILCGLLPLFDPPRHDSADTIVRALDLGICVKMITGDHLAIAKETGRRLGMGTNMHPSASLFGRRERDGESAATVVPVDELVEKADGFAGVFPEHKYEIVRILQGNGHVCGMTGDGVNDAPALKKADIGIAVSDATDAARGAADIVLTEPGLRVIVSAVLTSRAIFQRMKNYTVYAVSITIRIVLGFVLLASIWEYDFPPFMVLIIAILNDGTIMTISKDHVKPSRRPDRWKLNEIFATGVVMGTYLALVTVLFYWAVTRTTFFETHFKVRPLKGNVQKISSAMYLQISVISQALIFVTRSRGLSFLERPGALLICAFVVAQLVATLVAVYATISFASISAIGWRWAGVIWLYSLVFYVPLDLIKIAVRYILSGKAWDLLFDRKTAFTRKNGIWKEDRDARWALSRRDVQRRAFSDHLLSSSTPSSRTRISDQARWRAEIARLGERHALRASVESMMRLKRVDSHVIRTAQTV; this is encoded by the exons ATGATGGCTGTGGTTCATGAACTGGGCAATCCTCTGCTTGGGTTTGAGAAATTCAGCAGCAATGAGGTTGATTTG GAAAGTCTGCCCCTGGAAGAGGTTTTCGAGCAGCTCAACACATCCCGCGGCGGGCTTTCGTCGTCAAATGCTGCAGAACGCCTGCAGCTGTTTGGTGCGAACAGATTACAAGAGAAGCGT GAGAATAAGGTCCTGAAATTCCTCAGCTTCACGTGGAACCCTTTGTCCTgggtgatggaggcagcagcagTCATGGCATTGGTCTTAGCGAATGGCGGC AGCCAGGGTCCTGACTGGGAGGATTTTCTTGGAATCGTCTGTCTTCTGATTATCAACTCAATCATCAGCTTCATTGAGGAAAATAATGCTGGCAACGCCGCTGCAGCTCTCATGTCTCGCCTGGCACTGAAAACAAAG GTTTTCAGAGATGGGCAATGGCAGGAGCTGGATGCTTCTATCTTGGTACCAGGAGATATTGTCAGCATCAGGCTTGGTGATATCATTCCAGCGGATGCACGCCTGCTAGAGGGAGATTCTGTGAAAGTTGATCAG TCAGCTCTAACTGGGGAATCCCTTCCGGTAACCAAAAGGACCGGTGATCAAGTGTTTACCGGTTCAATCTGCAAACATGGAGAAATTGAAGCTGTTGTCATTGCAACCGGCATCCACTCTTTCTTTGGAAAGGCGGCTCATTTGGTGGACTCCACAGATGTTGTTGGCCATTTCCATAAG GTTCTAACCTGTATAGGGAATTTCTGTATATGCTCTATTGTGGTAGGGGTAATTCTTGAGGTTATTATCATGTTCCCAGTACAGAACCGGTCATACCGAAATGGAATCAACAATGTGCTTGTTCTTCTGATCGGTGGGATACCTATCGCGATGCCGACCGTTCTGTCAGTCACTCTTGCAATAGGTTCTCATCATTTATCTCAGCAG GGTGCTATCACTAAAAGGATGACAGCCATTGAGGAAATGGCAGGAATGGATGTTCTGTGCTGCGACAAAACTGGAACTCTTACTCTCAACCATCTTACAGTCGACAAAAACCTAATCGAG GTGTTCAGTAGAGAAATGGAAAAGGACATGGTAATTCTTTTAGCTGCAAGAGCCTCAAGAGTGGAAAATCAAGATGCGATTGATATGGCCATCATTAACATGCTAGCTGACCCCAAAGAG GCACGCGCCAACATCACTGAAGTTCACTTTTTTCCGTTCAATCCTGTCGATAAGAGAACAGCTATAACATACCTTGATTCCAACGGCAATTGGTTCCGGGTTAGCAAAGGTGCTCCAGATCAG ATCTTGAATTTGTGCTACAACAAAGATGACATTGCTGAAAAGGTGCAGATTGTAGTCGACAGGTTTGCTGAGAGGGGCCTCCGTTCACTTGCAGTTGCTTACCAG GAGATACCAGAAAGATCAAGGCACAGCCCCGGTGGGCCATGGATCCTCTGCGGTCTTCTGCCGTTGTTCGATCCGCCGCGGCACGACAGCGCCGACACCATCGTCAGAGCGCTCGATCTTGGCATCTGCGTGAAGATGATCACCG GTGATCACCTGGCCATTGCAAAGGAGACCGGCCGGCGCCTGGGGATGGGCACGAACATGCACCCGTCGGCGTCACTGTTCGGCCGGCGCGAGCGCGACGGCGAAAGCGCCGCGACGGTAGTCCCCGTCGACGAGCTCGTCGAGAAGGCTGACGGGTTCGCCGGCGTGTTCCCGGAGCATAAGTACGAGATCGTGAGGATCCTGCAGGGGAACGGCCACGTGTGCGGGATGACGGGCGACGGCGTGAACGACGCGCCGGCTCTGAAGAAGGCGGACATCGGCATCGCGGTGTCCGACGCCACGGACGCCGCGAGGGGCGCGGCCGACATCGTGCTCACGGAGCCCGGCCTCAGAGTGATCGTCAGCGCCGTCCTCACCAGCCGTGCCATCTTCCAGCGCATGAAGAACTACACG GTTTATGCTGTGTCCATCACCATACGGATAGTG CTGGGATTTGTTCTCTTGGCATCAATATGGGAGTACGACTTCCCTCCGTTTATGGTTCTGATCATAGCCATACTGAATGACG GGACTATCATGACAATATCGAAGGATCACGTGAAGCCATCGCGAAGGCCAGATAGGTGGAAGCTGAACGAGATATTTGCAACTGGCGTCGTCATGGGAACCTACCTAGCATTGGTCACGGTGCTCTTCTACTGGGCAGTCACAAGGACCACATTCTTTGAG ACACATTTCAAGGTGAGACCTCTCAAAGGAAACGTCCAGAAGATCTCGTCGGCGATGTACCTGCAGATCAGCGTCATCAGCCAGGCTCTGATCTTCGTCACACGCAGCCGTGGTTTGTCTTTCCTCGAAAGGCCTGGAGCTCTGTTGATCTGTGCTTTCGTCGTAGCACAACTG GTGGCCACCCTTGTCGCCGTCTACGCGACAATCAGCTTCGCATCGATCAGCGCCATAGGATGGCGCTGGGCCGGCGTCATATGGCTGTATAGCCTGGTGTTCTATGTGCCACTTGATCTGATCAAGATTGCCGTCCGGTACATCCTCAGTGGTAAAGCATGGGACTTGCTGTTCGACAGGAAG ACTGCATTCACAAGGAAGAACGGCATCTGGAAGGAGGACCGGGACGCCAGATGGGCGCTTTCCCGGAGAGATGTTCAGCGGAGGGCTTTCTCTGATCATCTCCTCAGCAGCTCAACACCATCTTCTAGGACTAGGATCTCAGATCAGGCGAGGTGGCGCGCCGAGATAGCCAG GTTGGGAGAGAGGCATGCACTGAGAGCTAGCGTGGAGTCTATGATGAGGCTGAAGCGTGTGGATTCTCACGTCATCCGGACTGCTCAGACAGTCTGA